One segment of Ricinus communis isolate WT05 ecotype wild-type chromosome 8, ASM1957865v1, whole genome shotgun sequence DNA contains the following:
- the LOC8284699 gene encoding protein FRA10AC1 isoform X1, translated as MASFGSLKSTIYDKEERKQQYQSYIRGLNAYDRHKKFLNDYVSFYGKENSTNLKLPIKTDKDTLREGYRFIRTAEDDMDTSWEQRLVKRYYDKLFKNTPLSLLRTSEDMPDWLEMEDREGSYIWESSYAVTNIVMTKMIYQAMSNYLQVNFSYFEAGENKQALVKLVACKRCAEKLNYKNRKEKQRLERREKEEIKRKRERLSSNVDSDDEKSKNKRKKGKKPLISEDDHKSDSDENFDEYLEGMFP; from the exons atggCCTCTTTTGGGTCTCTAAAATCTACAATCTACGacaaagaagagagaaaaca GCAATACCAATCTTATATTCGGGGCCTCAACGCTTATGATCGCCACAAGAAATTCTTGAACGATTACG TTAGTTTCTATGGGAAAGAAAATTCTACAAATTTAAAGTTGCCGATTAAGACAGATAAGGATACCCTAAGAGAAGGATACAG GTTCATACGTACTGCGGAAGATGACATGGATACATCCTGGGAGCAAAGGCTAGTGAAGCGTTACTATGATAAGCTTTTCAAAAA TACACCCTTGTCATTACTCAGAACCTCTGAAGACATGCCAG ATTGGCTTGAGATGGAGGACAGAGAAGGAAGTTATATCTGGGAAAG TTCATATGCGGTAACAAACATTGTGATGACAAAGATGATTTATCAAGCTATGAG CAACTATCTGCAGGtgaatttttcatattttgaaGCTGGTGAAAATAAGCAAGCCCTTGTGAAATTGGTAGCTTGTAAAAG ATGCGCTGAAAAGCTTAACTACAAAAATAGGAAAGAAAAGCAAAGGTTAGAGAGAAGAGAGAAGGAAGAGATAAAGAGAAAGAG GGAGCGATTAAGTAGTAATGTTGATTCAGATGATGAAAAGagcaaaaataagagaaaaaaag GTAAAAAGCCTTTGATATCAGAAGATGATCATAAATCTGATAGTGATGAAAACTTCGACGAATATCTGGAGGGAATGTTTCCATAG
- the LOC8284699 gene encoding protein FRA10AC1 isoform X3: MASFGSLKSTIYDKEERKQQYQSYIRGLNAYDRHKKFLNDYVSFYGKENSTNLKLPIKTDKDTLREGYRFIRTAEDDMDTSWEQRLVKRYYDKLFKNTPLSLLRTSEDMPDWLEMEDREGSYIWESSYAVTNIVMTKMIYQAMSNYLQVNFSYFEAGENKQALVKLVACKRCAEKLNYKNRKEKQRLERREKEEIKRKRERLSSNVDSDDEKSKNKRKKVKEEIHEMAVCY, translated from the exons atggCCTCTTTTGGGTCTCTAAAATCTACAATCTACGacaaagaagagagaaaaca GCAATACCAATCTTATATTCGGGGCCTCAACGCTTATGATCGCCACAAGAAATTCTTGAACGATTACG TTAGTTTCTATGGGAAAGAAAATTCTACAAATTTAAAGTTGCCGATTAAGACAGATAAGGATACCCTAAGAGAAGGATACAG GTTCATACGTACTGCGGAAGATGACATGGATACATCCTGGGAGCAAAGGCTAGTGAAGCGTTACTATGATAAGCTTTTCAAAAA TACACCCTTGTCATTACTCAGAACCTCTGAAGACATGCCAG ATTGGCTTGAGATGGAGGACAGAGAAGGAAGTTATATCTGGGAAAG TTCATATGCGGTAACAAACATTGTGATGACAAAGATGATTTATCAAGCTATGAG CAACTATCTGCAGGtgaatttttcatattttgaaGCTGGTGAAAATAAGCAAGCCCTTGTGAAATTGGTAGCTTGTAAAAG ATGCGCTGAAAAGCTTAACTACAAAAATAGGAAAGAAAAGCAAAGGTTAGAGAGAAGAGAGAAGGAAGAGATAAAGAGAAAGAG GGAGCGATTAAGTAGTAATGTTGATTCAGATGATGAAAAGagcaaaaataagagaaaaaaag TTAAAGAGGAGATACATGAGATGGCTGTTTGTTACTAA
- the LOC8284701 gene encoding uncharacterized protein LOC8284701, with the protein MEGVFRSKSCRDGRMRIADYYGDKTAPTSMQDLRSYSVGYAGSTTVQPSQFGKELKIKKGKSNLGSSSKNWSFNDPELQRKKRVASYKVYAMEGKMKGSLRKSFRWIKDTYTQVVYGWR; encoded by the coding sequence atgGAGGGGGTTTTTAGATCCAAGTCCTGCAGAGATGGAAGGATGCGGATAGCGGATTACTATGGAGACAAAACAGCACCAACTAGCATGCAAGATTTAAGGTCTTACAGTGTTGGCTATGCAGGTTCCACCACTGTACAGCCAAGTCAGTTTGGGAAGGAGCTGAAGATCAAGAAAGGGAAAAGCAATCTCGGGTCATCTTCAAAAAACTGGAGTTTTAATGATCCTGAActacaaaggaaaaaaagagttGCAAGCTATAAGGTTTATGCTATGGAAGGAAAGATGAAAGGGTCTTTGAGAAAAAGCTTTAGGTGGATCAAAGACACATACACTCAAGTAGTCTACGGATGGAGATGA
- the LOC8284699 gene encoding protein FRA10AC1 isoform X2 codes for MASFGSLKSTIYDKEERKQQYQSYIRGLNAYDRHKKFLNDYVSFYGKENSTNLKLPIKTDKDTLREGYRFIRTAEDDMDTSWEQRLVKRYYDKLFKKYCIADMSHYKSGKIGLRWRTEKEVISGKGQFICGNKHCDDKDDLSSYEVNFSYFEAGENKQALVKLVACKRCAEKLNYKNRKEKQRLERREKEEIKRKRERLSSNVDSDDEKSKNKRKKGKKPLISEDDHKSDSDENFDEYLEGMFP; via the exons atggCCTCTTTTGGGTCTCTAAAATCTACAATCTACGacaaagaagagagaaaaca GCAATACCAATCTTATATTCGGGGCCTCAACGCTTATGATCGCCACAAGAAATTCTTGAACGATTACG TTAGTTTCTATGGGAAAGAAAATTCTACAAATTTAAAGTTGCCGATTAAGACAGATAAGGATACCCTAAGAGAAGGATACAG GTTCATACGTACTGCGGAAGATGACATGGATACATCCTGGGAGCAAAGGCTAGTGAAGCGTTACTATGATAAGCTTTTCAAAAA ATATTGTATTGCTGACATGTCACATTACAAGAGTGGCAAG ATTGGCTTGAGATGGAGGACAGAGAAGGAAGTTATATCTGGGAAAG GGCAGTTCATATGCGGTAACAAACATTGTGATGACAAAGATGATTTATCAAGCTATGAG GtgaatttttcatattttgaaGCTGGTGAAAATAAGCAAGCCCTTGTGAAATTGGTAGCTTGTAAAAG ATGCGCTGAAAAGCTTAACTACAAAAATAGGAAAGAAAAGCAAAGGTTAGAGAGAAGAGAGAAGGAAGAGATAAAGAGAAAGAG GGAGCGATTAAGTAGTAATGTTGATTCAGATGATGAAAAGagcaaaaataagagaaaaaaag GTAAAAAGCCTTTGATATCAGAAGATGATCATAAATCTGATAGTGATGAAAACTTCGACGAATATCTGGAGGGAATGTTTCCATAG
- the LOC8284700 gene encoding eukaryotic initiation factor 4A-14 codes for MAGLAPEGSQFDAKQYDAKMSELLSTEGQEFFTTYDEVYDSFDAMGLQENLLRGIYAYGFEKPSAIQQRGIVPFCKGLDVIQQAQSGTGKTATFCSGILQQLDYGLVQCQALVLAPTRELAQQIEKVMRALGDYLGVKVHACVGGTSVREDQRILQAGVHVVVGTPGRVFDMLRRQSLRPDYIKMFVLDEADEMLSRGFKDQIYDIFQLLPAKVQVGVFSATMPPEALEITRKFMNKPVRILVKRDELTLEGIKQFYVNVEKEEWKLETLCDLYETLAITQSVIFVNTRRKVDWLTDKMRSRDHTVSATHGDMDQNTRDIIMREFRSGSSRVLITTDLLARGIDVQQVSLVINYDLPTQPENYLHRIGRGGRFGRKGVAINFVTRDDERMLFDIQKFYNVVIEELPSNVADLL; via the exons ATGGCAGGTTTGGCACCAGAAGGATCACAGTTTGATGCCAAGCAATATGATGCCAAAATGAGTGAATT GCTTTCAACTGAAGGACAAGAATTCTTCACCACATATGATGAGGTTTACGACAGTTTTGATGCAATGGGATTGCAAGAGAACCTTCTAAGGGGCATCTATGCTTATG gtTTTGAGAAGCCTTCTGCAATCCAGCAAAGAGGAATTGTTCCATTCTGCAAGGGTCTTGATGTAATTCAGCAGGCCCAGTCTGGAACTGGAAAAACGGCAACTTTCTGCTCTGGCATTCTCCAGCAACTTGATTATGGGCTAGTTCAATGTCAGGCATTGGTCTTGGCCCCAACCAGAGAATTGGCCCAACAGATTGAGAAGGTTATGCGAGCCCTTGGCGATTATCTTGGTGTTAAGGTTCATGCTTGTGTCGGTGGGACAAGCGTTCGAGAGGATCAGAGGATTCTTCAAGCTGGTGTTCATGTTGTTGTTGGGACTCCCGGTCGTGTGTTTGACATGTTAAGAAGGCAGTCACTTCGCCCAGATTACATTAAGATGTTTGTATTGGACGAGGCTGATGAAATGCTTTCACGTGGTTTTAAGGATCAG ATCTATGATATTTTCCAGCTGCTGCCAGCAAAAGTTCAGGTTGGCGTGTTCTCTGCCACCATGCCTCCCGAAGCTCTTGAAATCACAAGGAAGTTCATGAACAAGCCTGTGAGGATCCTGGTTAAGCGTGATGAGCTTACCCTCGAGGGTATCAAGCAGTTCTATGTCAATGTTGAGAAGGAAGAATGGAAACTTGAAACACTCTGTGATCTCTATGAGACCCTAGCCATCACTCAGAGTGTCATTTTTGTCAACACAAGGCGCAAGGTTGACTGGCTCACCGACAAGATGCGCAGCCGTGACCATACAGTCTCAGCAACCCATGGAGATATGGACCAGAATACTCGTGATATTATTATGAGGGAATTCCGTTCTGGTTCATCACGTGTTCTCATCACCACTGATCTCTTGGCTCGTGGTATTGATGTGCAGCAAGTCTCTCTTGTGATAAACTATGATCTGCCGACTCAACCTGAAAACTACCTTCATCGTATTGGAAGAGGTGGACGGTTTGGAAGAAAAGGTGTTGCCATCAACTTTGTGACTAGGGATGATGAGAGAATGCTGTTTGACATTCAGAAGTTCTATAATGTGGTCATTGAGGAGCTGCCATCGAATGTTGCAGATCTCCTGTGA